The DNA segment TTATTGTCGTCCTTAGTTttctaataaaacataaaacattgttttatttttgtctaAGCAAATAGTGATTTAGTTCTTAAGAGAATTTGTTGCCAGAAAAATGGGTTCTTACAAGAATTTAAACTCAGACCAACGAATTTACATTTTATCCTAAATCTTTTTTTCTCACTAAACTACTATTGTTTGATTTAGGGAAAATCCGTTTATAAGAAATAGAGGGAAGCAATAGAGAAAGAGATGCATGTTTCATCCTCCATCTCCATTAGGGGTGCGACGAAGCTAGCTAGTATCGCGAAAcccaaaaaatgtaaatatattagaGGCTAGTCTCCAATAGCGGAGACAGTAAATTCTTTTACATGGATCAGTTTAATAACAAATGgcaatttataaaaatcaataaGCTAAATATCTCAGATTTtcttataaaacaaaaagaatttttattttcatatggaTCATATCACCATTCTGATACTATGCTAGCTCGGCTACTGGTAGTGTCTGATGATTCTCTTTCTTTGGAATTATAGAACCACTAAGTCCTCACAAATTCATTTCCTGTTCAAAAGCATCATACATGTTAAGGGGGGTGCTAGTGGGaagtttgttgattttaaaagttgagagatttgttaaatttgcAAAAATATGTAGAGAATTTTGTATATTgtgaaaatttatgaaaataaagtaatgtaatgattctaagaattcaAAGTAAACATGTAgtattctcaaaatcttaatTTGTGAGTTAAAATGATAAGAATTCAACTCCCAATAACACTTACTTTAGTAGATTTGTAgaatcattaaaatttaaactttttgaataacaaatgactttgtatagaattatagaatcatcaaaccaataacaatagattttaatGAGAATATAAGAATCTATAAATCAATAACACTAGACTTAGAAATTCTAAAACTCATTATAAATCTCATCcccactaacaccccctaaTATTAAATACCAACTGTTAGAATAATTGTATTAAGTGAGTAAATTTAAACATGATAAAATGTCATTCATTTTGGTTAAAGTTGAGTTATATTCGCATAATGAGATCCATTGAAACAAGTGTGTATTTTGTGATATAAAGatcaaaatatttgttaaatattCCTTCTATTAGCTCAAATTAATAATAGACCCTACTTACATTATCGCCTGAACTAAAtgtaaaaaattctaaaataagaaatatataggTTTATCAAGGCTAAGTGTTTGCCAAATGTTAATGGACGAGGATCGAGTAGCTAAATCGACAAGGTTTAGAAAACCAGTGTATACATATAGTTACATATATAAACtccaaaataatttatatagccCTCGTACGTACGTTTTTATCAACTTGTTGTTTGCATAGGGCCTAAACATGGGTATTTTTTCCCTAGCTAAAATAAATCTTATGCAATTCCTTATGTATAATGGTGCAATGTGATTGTTCATTAAgtattctaataaaataaataaaaacttgctCAATCAAAAAATGTATCTAGAACAATACAAAAGGTTTAAATTCAGTACCACtgttaaaaactgttatttgcTAATACTTGTTTCCAAAAATGCTACTGTATCCAAAATTGAGCGTCATCCATTGTAAAAATAATCACAAAATATTAATAAGATACTAATCTTCAAATAAAACCATATAGTGTGGGGTACATTTCAGTATAGTTGTCAAATTATTTCTGATTGGTATTCTATGCGATTAGAAATCTTAAAAACTTGTAAAAAACTGTCAAAGTATTAGAAGAAGTTAATTAAGAAAAcgacagaaaaaaatatataccgtgccttttcataaatatatatattgggtAATAACCAGGCAATAGTGACATCTGGTgtcaaatgataaaaaaagaaatattagtAGTGTATAACTGTTACCTCTATACAAATGATTTTTATAACCTGTGCATAGTTTTGCTCAAGTCTCCAACTACAAGGAGATGGAAACTGAAAATGACTTTTCCCGTTCTCCATTTTGTagttcgatttttttttgtcgaatATATCATTCAATTAAAACACACAGAGTTTTCTCCTTAGCTGTTagcataaaaaaatcataattaaatacatatattttatatatattaaaccaaagtcaattataatttaatagGAGATGAAAATCCAATGTCAATTTCTATAGTTTAACAAGTTACAAAAACACCATGCCAGTATATAGAATAAGTTGATGATGAATATCCACTGCAAAACCAtatattttgtaagatgctGTTTAATGTATTTTCTAAAGTTAATATGAACCATGTCGTTGTAAGCAAAATTCTTATATACTAGAAAATACATTATCTTACCGACTATTCATTCAATAGGATTGGCATAAAACTTTGGACAAAGGTTATGAACACaatcagttttaaaaaaaaggttATGAACACTTGATCAGCTTTCGAAGATGTGACTAGACATGGACGATTGGATCCCAGTTCGGGCCATTAAACGAAAAGCATAAAAACGTACTtaactatatataaattacaGGTATattaactacaaaaaaaaaatcataatagaCCCTCGTCTGGTCTttgatttgatcaaaaaaattctAATGTATATATCATTTCTTATATCCGTTGAATAAATCAAGTGTTATTTGTTGCCTGTAGACTATATTGTTATCGTTCCTTTTTTTGTCCTACATCAATCAATGCACCAAACGTCGAAGTATAATAAAAAAGAAGTGACGAATGCACGAGGCGGACGCAAACCGTAACAAAAGTTCTAATGCGATATTAAAGATTCTGATAATAATCGTATACTTAAGTATAAACAAATCAAGAAGCCATAGAAAAAGAAGAGGAGCAAAAAACTTTTATTATTAGATGGTCTTATAATGccaataattatatatagataagcaaataaaaatattctctTCACCAACCAATCGTCAgccaaatcaaattaaaaaaggTACATCAAATAATTGCCTTTTTTTATAATATGCTAAACACTTAAACAGAGatatatgttttacatatactattatatattttttttaaagcgAGTAGGACGAGCGTTGGTATTTACCAGTTATATGTTTTTCAGCGCCACTTTTTATAACTGTAAGATCAGCTGAAAGAGACATCTTCTTGTTAATAGACCTCATGCATTTACCTGGGTAATGTTTTCACACAATAGTAGATTCTGCTTgaggaaaaaatataatttgttttgccttttattttatgtttttgaactaTTATTTCGACTAGGTTTAAGTTATAAATATTGAGCTTAGTTAAAAAAcaaagttatataaatattatggtTAGGACCAAATGTCAAATCGAAAAACACAGCTGCGAACTGTTCGTAGTTCTGTCCTTTTCCCATGTCGAGTTAACATATGTGATTTCTGATTATTAGGTTGAGTTTATCATTTTTCTAGTATATGCGTGTGGTTTACGTCTACGTCTCTATTTTAAGTGCATAAAGTATAAACACATACTATAATATAATGAACAATGATGCTGAGGAATATCCGACACACGTTGCAGCTTGATCCCTAATTCTGTTTGGTAGGATTCCTTACATTTACCTTATCATCGCaaattattaactttttttctataaataaaaatattaaccgGCGACATGACACCATCTTCAGCAAAATAATGTTGATCTCACCTGTAGTATAATAAAAAGgacctaaattttttaattttcaacatatatatttacattatgaGAACTTTGACCCAACACCGCCAACAGTAGAAACGATAATAGTAGAAAATAAAACGAAACGCATAATTTACAGTCGTTCACCATATGTAGCTCATACTCACCCTATGTTTTGGGAATATAAATAACATGATAAGATCTGATCAATAATTAATCATCACAAATTTACAATAGACACATATGTCATCACGCCCTTTCTGATGCATATTTGATAAAACAGTGAACAAGTATAAATAAATCCGAAGTCCGAACCAAAGGATGTCACATAAGGTGAGATTATGGACTCTTGAAAAAAGTCGGGTATGTATTGAAATCTAAGGGATTCATAGTGAAAACCTGATTCCTCAATTCACTTTGTAACTTTTGGTTTAATAGTATATCACATGAGTTGGCTCACGTTTAAATATCTCTCATGAGAATATGTACTTTACTTTACTATTTAAGAGAGAAATGCCCGATTCAATCCGATAATTAACTCTGTAAAATAATCACTAAAACTTATTGAGTATTGGAAAAGACGAAACTTTGAGGATCGAGTTTATATTTTCATTCCTGTATCGGTTTCTAGAATAATATCTATAGAATAATAGtactaaatacaaaaaaaactaggtataatattacaaatatcgTCCATGCTAACTGAAACGACAATATTATGAAGAATAAAAAGTGTTCGTTTGGCGCTTTTAAAAAATCTCAAAGAGGCATCAAATTGCCAGCTATCTACCCAACAAAGAATATATAagattaatttataaatcataataATACTCGTCTGATTTGCGATACTGTTTGGTCGTGCGTGCAAGCATTGGTATTTtcccattaaaattattttaatcagATTTGATTACAAATTGGGTCTTTCAAGCTGTGCACAGCTTTTATTCTACTGAATATccataataaaatagataagtTTGGGAGTGAAAACTATATCGTTCTGTGTATTGAATTATATTAAGCACAGGTAcactgatctttttttttttttttttggtaaaaatgtaaagatattattaccaaGTTTTTTCGTTTTTGACAGAAAATACAGAAGTTAACAAGAAACAGATAAACGGAAAATAAATCTAAACACAAACTCGATTTAGCTAAAACGGGACGAAAGACACAAACTACCTAAACCGCTATCCCCGAGGCTCGACCATGTCCACAACAACAGCTTGCCGCAAAAGAATGAGCCAAGTTCAACCGAGAGTCGGAACCCGGTAATTTTGGCCTCCCCGATGATCCGCTCTTAAAGATAATGGCCCATCCGAGAACAGCTTGCCGAGGCTTAATAGCACAATCCCACAAGAACAGACAACAAGAGCAGAGGCCTAACACACCCGCAGAAACCAAAACCGAGCTTTTATTAGACCCGAATACGACCTGTACATGATGCCGTTCCGAGCAAAAAGGGGCTGCAACCTCCGAACATCCCACACCGAGCCCAACCTGCACACAATTGCCTCGCACACCACCACAAAGAGCTCAAGCAAACCCAAGTGATGCTGGGATGTGAGCGAAGACCGAGCGTTAGGAAGTGGCGGTCAATGACCAGAGAACCACCACACGCTCGTCGTCGCCGAGAACCGACGAACTGAAATTGGAGACGCTAGGGCCGTCACTTGCCTCAACAAGAACGGGATTTGAAACAGGGCACACCAGTACAGAAACCGCAAAGAGGAGGGCCAAAGGTGAGGAAGCAAAGTGAAAGGCCACTCAAGCGGACATAGACGACCGCTCTTTAAACCTCCCATATGACCTACGCGAGCCGGCCACCGAGCTCAGACACCATCCCGCCTGCGTGCTGAAGCTCACGAACTCACCGCCGTGGTAGAGAAACCCACCAGCACACACCACGCTAGGAGGAGGATACTCAGGTTCAAAAACCGACGAGAGACACCCTCCGTAGCCGAGAACCGCCTGGGCTAGAGCAGCGAACCGTCGAAACCCAGGAGAGGACACCGCGACGCTCCTCCTCACGTACAGAAAAAGCAGGACGAGATCTGAAAGAGAAAATCGATCTCCAACCATACCCCAAAAAGCCGACTGCAATCTCCACCCACCGCTCGACTTTCTCGCCATTGTTCCAGAGAAAGCTGAGAGACCACCGGATCAAAACTCCTCTGCAGCGGAGCAAATTCCGGAGCCAAGCCCTAGCCCAGAACAACGCACATATCGAAGGGAGCGAGACAGATGGGATAGCAGCAAAACGAGAGAAAGAAACTAGACGGAGGGGGCCTCCAGTCACCGTACGCGCCGCCACGCGCCGTCGGTGCCGAAGGAGACGAAGCTCAAGTTTATCGTCTTCAAGGGATAAGGTGGAGAGAGAAAAATATAAGATCATATAGCTGCCGACATTTGCGGAGCATTGATACATTCAAGTACACTGATCTTTAATGTCTTTTATTCGTCAAACTGTCAGTTTTTCCTACCTATATCcctttggggggggggggggtgcgTTTCCTAATTCTGATTCTACCCCTTTTAATATGcatcaaatatataataatgtaaCTCTATATATTGCATAAGACTTCTAGGCAACTAGATGCatctttttttcaattgatGAACGGGAAGAACATATAGTTATCCTCCCATAGACCCATTTAGATTATTTGTTAGTTATGTAAAGTATGAAATTGATTAATACTACTTTAAAGTAAAATACACACATTTTATCAAATGATAGGAATATTCTGAAGATATGTagaatattatagaaaaaaatattgtaccTATTAAACTAAAACATACCTTTGCTATATCACGGCAGATTAAACTACTATTAACGAAATTATTTGAAAGTTATCTTTTAAAGATTGAACTCAATGGAGTAGTTGAAAGCTTTTGTAAAACGTAAACCTAATCCTAAATAAGATATAACCTACTTTGTAGTCGAAGAATCTAGTGAGCTTCCCCAGTTTGTTATCCaaaattctattaaaaacaCATCATGTGTACTGTGAATACAGCCAAACTCATGCTTTTTGCATTATTAATCATTGGTCATAAATCATAAATCAGGTATATCATCCGAAgatattctttttgttttacttaatatttatgtGTTTAATTAACAAATATGTAATAGTGTATTAAACTAAGCAATAAGATAACCGGAAATGCATTAAGTCATAAACGAGAAAcgacaaaaaaatgttttgaagACCAAGTAGTATAGAGCCCACCATTTAGCTGTCGATATCTAAGGATATCCCCGGACttggttatttataaattaatttagagaGATGATTGTAATTTGTGACATAAGTGTTGACATTTTATCCACTATCTATCATGTTCTATATAAACATCCGAATTCATCTCCCCAATTCCCTCACTTCTCACAAGACTTCGAACAAACAAAACTAACTAATCTTCTTGATTAAGATTAATCTCATTTAAGACGTTTAagttaataacaaaaataaaatggaagCTATGGGAGAATGGAGCAACAACCTCGGAGGAATGTACACCTATGCAACCGAAGAAACCGATTTCATGAACCAGCTCCTTGCTTCCTACGATCATCCTGGCACTGGCTCATCCTCAGGCACAGCCGGCGGAGACCAACAGGGCTTGTATTGGAGCCTTGGTTCTAATCACAACCATCTTTCCCTCATGCCTGAAGCCAGTAGCTTCGGTTTTTCTGGGGAGAGCAGCAGCTACAGCGTTGCGGACAGCAGATACTACACGGTGGTACCACCCACGGTTGAAGAGACTAACAATGGGTCATTGGGCTTTGGGATGGAAGATGCGACCGTCAACACCAACTCCTATCTTGTTGGTGAGGAGACAAGTGAGTGTGACGTTGAGAAATACTCATCTGGAAAGACTCTTTTACCATTGGAAACTGTCGTGGAGAATCACGATGACGGGGAGAGTATGTTGCAATCCGAGACTACTACTGACTATCATAGATCTCTCGCCGGGTCTAAGAAGAGATCGCGTGCGACATCTACTGATGTAAGTTTTACTGATTTAAGGCTCTTAACTAGTTGTAAATCTAGAGGGTTAAAGTTATTGGAATTTATCTATTTGACATGCATCAAAATGTTGCcgtttacattttaaaaaaaaaattccatcaAAGAAATTTCCCACAAAATTATTGGATATATATATGATAGTGACATGGTTTATCGACTAATATTGTATAAACGGTTTGTGATGGATTCAGAAAAACAAGAGATCAAAAGTGGGTAAGAGGGGCCAAAAAGGCATAGAGATGACTTGTGATA comes from the Brassica rapa cultivar Chiifu-401-42 chromosome A01, CAAS_Brap_v3.01, whole genome shotgun sequence genome and includes:
- the LOC103843882 gene encoding transcription factor bHLH85, which produces MEAMGEWSNNLGGMYTYATEETDFMNQLLASYDHPGTGSSSGTAGGDQQGLYWSLGSNHNHLSLMPEASSFGFSGESSSYSVADSRYYTVVPPTVEETNNGSLGFGMEDATVNTNSYLVGEETSECDVEKYSSGKTLLPLETVVENHDDGESMLQSETTTDYHRSLAGSKKRSRATSTDKNKRSKVGKRGQKGIEMTCDNNNRGEEEEGEKVKRRKSGAMMSRQNSSTTFCSEEESQCPSQDVGGEEDEDASKALNLNGKTRASRGAATDPQSLYARKRRERINERLRILQNLVPNGTKVDISTMLEEAVHYVKFLQLQIKLLSSDDQWMYAPIAFNGMDIGLNLPR